A portion of the Sphaerochaeta pleomorpha str. Grapes genome contains these proteins:
- a CDS encoding ABC transporter ATP-binding protein, with the protein MSQNSNEPKTNSQKGPLGRGPIGGGPGRHGMMAGEKAKDFSGTMAKLIGYLGKYVWMILIVWILAVLSTVFTIIGPKMLGQATDVLFTGMMAKIAGSGSIDFSRIGEIILFLVVLYVTSAVFMYLQGFVMSGITAKVTFRLRNNISEKMHSLPLGYYDKTTHGEVLSRITNDVDTISQTMNQSMTQIITSVTSIIGIGIMMFSISWRLTLIALVVIPVSLVVVVRIVKKSQKHFKAQQKYLGKVNGHVEEMLSGHVVVKAFNGEEDSARIFKDYNEALYDSAWKSNFLSGLMMPIIMFIGNLSYVSICIFGGYFAANGTMTVGGIQAFIQYVRSFNQPISQIANISNILQQTAAAAERVFEFLGEKEELRETEHALSIQNDDTISDTDLVVHVDGNICFDRVSFGYTPDKTVIHNFSASVMPGQKIAIVGPTGAGKTTMVKLLMRYYDVDNGAILIDGRDIKNFKRGELRSLFGMVLQDTWLFNGTIADNIRYGKLGSTDEEVKEAAIAAQVDHFVRTLPDGYSQVLNEEANNISQGQKQLLTIARAILADPKILILDEATSSVDTRTEILIQKAMDTLMENRTSFIIAHRLSTIKNADLILVMNDGDIVEQGTHNDLLAKNGFYASLYNSQFEKAV; encoded by the coding sequence CAAACGAACCAAAAACCAATTCTCAGAAAGGTCCCCTGGGCCGTGGTCCCATAGGCGGAGGACCGGGAAGGCATGGTATGATGGCAGGGGAAAAGGCAAAAGATTTCTCCGGTACTATGGCTAAATTGATCGGGTACCTCGGCAAATATGTCTGGATGATTCTGATTGTCTGGATTCTTGCCGTACTATCCACTGTCTTTACGATTATCGGACCAAAAATGTTGGGTCAGGCTACCGATGTATTGTTTACCGGCATGATGGCAAAGATTGCCGGGAGTGGCAGTATCGACTTTTCAAGGATAGGGGAGATTATCCTCTTTCTGGTTGTCCTGTACGTCACCAGTGCTGTCTTCATGTATCTGCAGGGGTTTGTGATGTCAGGCATAACCGCAAAGGTTACCTTTAGGCTCAGAAACAACATCAGTGAGAAAATGCACAGTCTGCCTCTTGGTTATTATGACAAGACAACCCATGGTGAAGTGCTTAGCCGAATTACCAATGACGTCGATACTATCAGCCAGACAATGAACCAGAGTATGACCCAGATCATTACCTCCGTTACCTCGATTATCGGGATCGGAATCATGATGTTTTCCATTAGCTGGCGCCTGACCCTGATTGCCTTGGTGGTGATTCCTGTTTCCCTTGTGGTGGTAGTGAGAATTGTCAAAAAATCGCAGAAACACTTCAAGGCCCAGCAGAAGTATCTCGGTAAGGTAAACGGACATGTCGAGGAGATGCTTTCAGGACATGTAGTGGTCAAGGCGTTTAACGGGGAAGAGGATTCTGCAAGGATTTTCAAGGACTATAACGAAGCCCTGTATGATTCGGCATGGAAATCGAATTTCCTTTCCGGGCTCATGATGCCCATAATTATGTTTATCGGGAACCTTTCCTATGTTTCCATCTGTATCTTCGGAGGATATTTTGCCGCAAACGGTACGATGACCGTTGGGGGAATCCAGGCCTTCATCCAGTATGTGCGCTCATTCAACCAGCCAATTTCCCAGATTGCAAATATTTCCAATATTCTCCAGCAGACAGCGGCCGCGGCAGAGAGAGTCTTTGAATTCCTTGGGGAAAAAGAGGAACTGAGGGAAACCGAACATGCCTTGTCAATTCAAAATGACGATACTATCAGTGACACTGACCTTGTGGTGCATGTGGATGGAAATATTTGTTTCGATAGGGTTTCTTTTGGATATACCCCTGACAAAACGGTCATCCATAATTTTAGCGCGTCGGTTATGCCTGGACAGAAAATTGCCATCGTAGGTCCTACCGGTGCTGGAAAAACAACTATGGTAAAGCTTTTGATGCGATATTATGATGTCGATAACGGCGCAATCCTGATTGACGGACGCGATATCAAGAACTTCAAGCGGGGCGAACTCCGCTCCCTTTTTGGTATGGTCCTACAGGATACCTGGCTCTTCAACGGTACCATTGCCGACAATATCCGCTACGGAAAACTCGGTTCGACTGATGAAGAAGTGAAGGAAGCTGCCATTGCAGCCCAGGTTGATCACTTTGTGCGAACGTTGCCCGATGGATATTCGCAGGTGCTGAATGAAGAGGCAAACAATATATCCCAAGGGCAGAAGCAATTGCTGACCATTGCCAGGGCCATTCTGGCCGATCCGAAGATTCTCATCCTTGATGAAGCAACGAGCAGTGTCGACACCCGAACCGAAATCTTGATCCAGAAGGCCATGGATACCCTCATGGAGAACCGTACGAGTTTTATCATCGCCCATCGGCTGTCTACGATCAAGAATGCAGATTTAATCTTGGTAATGAATGATGGCGATATCGTGGAGCAGGGCACGCACAACGATCTTTTGGCAAAGAATGGGTTTTATGCATCTTTGTATAATAGCCAGTTTGAAAAAGCTGTCTGA